gtttctcgggcggacgtacgtcccctagaaattcctgacgaagaaCCTCTTGAGGTCCGTCCAGTTGCAAATGCTGTCATgcggaaggaattcaagccatacccaaacatgttcccccacgcaaatgggaaggtattgaatgatgaaatagtcatcatccactcctctggcccgataggcgagccggaagtcttcgagccaaatgcctaggttggtctccctagtgtatttggtgatgttggtgggtggccaGAAACACTGCGGGAATGGTGCTCTTTAGATACGCCGGCTGAAGGCCCGTGGCCCTGGGCCCTCTAGGCTAGGGCTCCAGTCGTCTGGCCGATGACCGTGCCTAGGGCATGTCTCACCaattccctcgatggtttggtcGAGGTCTGTGTCACCTACTGCCGTACGGTGGACATTGTTATCGTGTCAAGCCCGACGCCAGTCgttgatgatgctgcgagcgTCCTGGTACAGATCGGGCGAGCGAATGGAGTGATCCGTCTGGTGCGTCCTCGTCCCCccgatggggagagagggcacgggTCGGAGTCACGACGcagagctttccgcctattggacggtggtggcttctactagaacccggaggttccgATAGACTACCCGCTCCTGGGGGTCGGTGGGCTCGGGAacgccacgtagaagcattgccgcagcgatGATGTTCTAGCCAGCCCAGGCGAATTGAGGGAGATCATTCCCCccgttcatgatgtcatgttggacctgacGAGCACGACCCCGAGCGCCGCCCGTCAGGCcctgcgcatggggcgcaacgggcTGTACTGACGGCGCCAGCTGGTTCTGTCGttgttgtcgtaattcctcggcgtGTGCTTGCGTAGACACGAGGGCCCCCACACgcgggtctggaggggtgtgagtttgcgcagactctgcaaccaccggtggctgtcccaaagcgtccgccatagtgcactcccgggacggatggtggcggggtgccacgtcaccgatgctggaaccgTCGCTCTTGCCCTCACCATTCGAGAGTTTGTGGGAAATGGCAGGAACGCAGCCTGCCATTCCCATGAACTCGGACAtgaggggggatggtgccagcatccttcggagcccccgagcgtttgagcagagagtttgctcggaatgaagcacagatgccacgtcgtcgaagtcgatggaggacgtctccccgacgggtgccgggtcgcgggtctcctcgtggaggtggagtacgccaagtcggtcggcgacgaagtctaggcttccgaagaggaagacctgggatggctcaaagacgggtggaacccacatcttgACGAGCGATAGTGCGGGAAAGTCtgacgagccgaagcgaatcgtatcgcccgagcccgccacggcgggggtggcggaagaatgggccatccgatgacaaaaaaagtgttgaacgtacaacatcttccccacggacggcgccaactgtcggtgcagaaagtgacaaactagtgaatatttatagttttgttgtacgttgtgatcggaggtggcctagcactcaatgacacaggatttatactggttcgggcaacatgccctacgtccagtcgaggtcaatcggtgactttattcctgagcccaggtgctcgaaatttgcagtggggttacaaacaggaaggagaaagatggggtgtacaagaggtccggtcggctccgaccagaagggccgagagtgacaggaacttcgttatgagctaagtgttcaagcggatgcttgaggtctgaacctagtggttctgtgattgtgagctatcgatctaaggaactctagcCTACTGGAATCGGTCTCTCTttattggagggagcgcatccccttttatagatgaaggggacgactttacaagtaagagagtgagggtacgtatgctgccgagccttgttgcccacgcctaccgagccttgtttcccacaccgacgggtacaagatagtggtaggcgcctacaacactgttgctgtcactgtagaatgtcagatgcacacgggaggtcgtgctgcctttttcagggatggtggacgtcggtacctgcaaatactgtttgatgcctagaggcatgtgaggagtcgcgctatgttcacccggtacggtaaatcctggtgcccataccgctatcgatgttcagagacacgtgggggtcttagcgtatgggagttttagtggcccctacaatactgtagagggagatgtcggcgcctacaatactgtttgtgtcaggtggctgcagagtactgttctgtgtagggtatggtccctgttaCAGTGGTTTTGAcgtgtgagccttgccttgcctttctccgcacgtcttctggttcttaccgagcgggcgtccccgatcggatggctccagtcggctctgagtgcgccggtcggagaagaggagtgagcagggttcctacgagcaccggtcggagggacgcggggtcggagtcggaagtagggctcgggaCAGGCCTTTCGATCGAAGAGGCCGTCTGGAGGAGGCTGaagcccgaatcgagcgctccggtcggaaagGTGGGCCAAAGTTGCcgacgagcgggcgttgctcttcttgggcctggccttccggtcggttgctggaccgttcctttgccctgttgtttttagactcttgggccaagccttgtCGCAGAAGCCGGTTCCCGAGAAAcctcgagtttatgaacccgacaaaacTATTGGAAAAGCAAGAAAGAGGAGCAGCTGGCAGATGATTGTGCACCATATGTTGAGACATTTGACCTGGGGCTTTCGTGTAGGGTCGCTGGCACTTGCAAATTGGAACAGCTGCAACTTTAGTGCATGTTTTAGGATGCAATCAGGCTATGTTTAGGCTCAAGTAACCTAaactgaaaaaaagagagaaattctTCAACGCTTTCATCTGTACTATCTCATTTCTTACTCAGTTTTCCAAAAAGGTATAATAATTCCAGGTCTGGTCAAAATTAAACCATCTTAAATtgaactaaatttatagaaaaacgATATCAAAATTATCGTCTTTATTAATAGTATCCGTCTGAAAAGATCCTACAAATAAACCGTTTGAGGCATCAGCCTTAGCAAAAACGTTGTTCCGTGAACAATAATATGAATGTTAATGATGACACTTATTTTAGTGTACATACTGCACGTTCTCAGTGTACATCTTACACGACCAAGCATAAGCAGGGGCAACACGTGGAAAGCTGAACTAATACGTACTACTGAACCGACGCACCGAAGTATAATACGTGTATGTGGGCTAGTAGCGAGGGCTATTTAGGCCTAggcctgggcctgggccatgGGCTAGTAGCCTGGCCCGACCTTGTTGACGAGGGCGAGCGCGTTGCTGGTGACCTGCGCCACCTCGACGACCTTGCCGCGGATGGCGGCGCGCGTGCCAGCGTCGACGGCGCGGGAGGAGAGGCCATCGAGGCAGGTGTTCTCGTCGGTGAGCGCGGCGCTGCACCAGGTCTGCACGTTGCTGAGGTGCCACTTGAACGCGGGCGTCCCGGCCCGGGACATCCCGGCGCCGCCCATCTCCTGCGCCGCGTCGCGGAGGTGGCCCACGCTGTCCGCCAGGTTCTCCAGGCAGTCGCGCACGGGCCCGGCAGCGGACGACGACGGCGCGCCGCCCTTCCTCGCAGCGCCCTTCTTGTggccggagccgccggagccggagccggagccgcagAGGCGACCCACGTAGGCCGACGCGGCGCGCGCGCGGTCCGCGCTCACGGACAGCGCGGCGCGCGCCAGCTCCCGCGGGCTCCGCGGCGGCGGGGAGCCCCCGTATGACGCCAGGCTCTGCTCGCACACCGACGGGTACTGCGTCGCGCGGCACGACCTGCGGACGAAGTCGCTCGGCGCCGGCGAGGCGGCCGCCGCGGCCAGGAGCGCTGCTGCAACGGCGGCGAGCAGCAGGAGGAGGGGAGCGGCGCTACTGCCCGGGCGAGCCATGATTACTGAGCTGGTGGCCTGGTGCGGCTGTCCGGCGAGTGTGCAGTGCAGCAGGCTCACGGAGTCACAGTGGAGAGCGCTCTGGCTCTTGGCTGCTTCGCTTGAATGATTGAATGGCTTTTGTAATCACCCACCCAGCCGTGTCTCCTTTTATATAGGGAGATTTGGAAACTTGTGCAAATTTccgagacgatttttttaaaaaaacttttgGATGTATTGGTATTGTATTTCTTTGATTTTGGATTTCTGCTTTTGGGCTTggaccatcaaccatgcatcatgcatggaGAAAATGGTATAAATCCGAGGTGGGAAAAGGGATATTTGTCTCGAAAAATACTAATAAGGAAGAGAGAGGTCGGCGTGTGAATGTGTGATCACGTGATGGGGCTGCTGTTTCCTTGTCGGCCTACCTGGACCCGGGATCTGGAGGGGAGAAGGTGTGATGGTAATGGACCATTTAATGCTGGCGGCATTTTACATACTGAaagctcatcgtcatcatcatttgTTCAGGCAACATTAGTTCAATTGTCACTGATATCTTCATGCTGTAGCAACGGTTTACCTTAAGCAGGGCCTGTAATGTCGTAATGCAATGTTGGATCATTGAGGATTATATTAGTCGAGTAGCAGTTGTTTAGCTGGCAACATCACAATCTATGCGAGTAATTGGTACTAGTCCTATATGAAGGAAAAGCAAGCTACAGTGTAGTACTACATTGAAGGATAATTGGTACTAGTCCTATATGAAGGAAAATGAAGCAACATTAATTATAGTACTACATTGAAAACAGTCTTTGCAAGTAATTGCAATGCTGGTACAATTGCCTGAATGGTTGCATATGGCCTAATAACGTTCGGTCCACAGCCACACACGCCCTATCTTGCCCGAGCAATTCCTAACACCATCGTGGGTTCTGCCGGCCGGCCACACACAAGACACAACACACCGAACGAATTTCTTCAACGCTCTTGCTCTTTTTTAAACTGGAATTCCACCCACTTTCATGCAGAACCGGTTAGAATACCAATTGTTACGCATTATTAGTCAAATGCTTCACGCGGATCTGGACGCTTTTGGTGACTTCTGTTGACCTGTAGTACCTGCCCAACAATGTACCACTAGTACAGTTGTCTGAATTACTCCTCTGTctcataaaaaaaataaaaatctcaaATTTCGAGGCTAAATTGGTGGAGATGTAAAATTGCGTATGTACCCCTGCTACATTCTAGAGAGTTTCATAGAAGTAATCTTCGTATATAGAGAATTCTCCACTAGTTCAAAATATTTTACATTATCCAATGCCATGAGTCATAGGGTGAGTTTTTTTATTGGGTGGGTCTCATTTAAAAAAGCCGGTCAAAACACAGAATTATGTTCTTTTTGAGATGAGATTTGAATCTAGGATATACGTTCTTGTTGGGAGGAGTGAGTATATTCATGATGTCTCTCTGGCTAAGGACCGTCGTCTCAGTCGCGCATCTTTTCTGCTATCGTTGACGAACGCTGCTGCCGGGAACGGTACGTGAGCTAGCTTCCCTGTTACCGGTAATCTTTGGCAAGAAACAACGGGGCTAGTACTGCAAAGTGCTACTAGTCTTGGCTCCATCTGCA
The nucleotide sequence above comes from Miscanthus floridulus cultivar M001 chromosome 18, ASM1932011v1, whole genome shotgun sequence. Encoded proteins:
- the LOC136522530 gene encoding 21 kDa protein-like; amino-acid sequence: MARPGSSAAPLLLLLAAVAAALLAAAAASPAPSDFVRRSCRATQYPSVCEQSLASYGGSPPPRSPRELARAALSVSADRARAASAYVGRLCGSGSGSGGSGHKKGAARKGGAPSSSAAGPVRDCLENLADSVGHLRDAAQEMGGAGMSRAGTPAFKWHLSNVQTWCSAALTDENTCLDGLSSRAVDAGTRAAIRGKVVEVAQVTSNALALVNKVGPGY